A stretch of the Geovibrio thiophilus genome encodes the following:
- a CDS encoding GGDEF domain-containing protein — protein MQVNPTVYRCTQSEETTETLKQLFPESVEWDCAQSEDGPRVIIYEVRKTDTVEKLASMMVNENFFLFIANREFDHQFLSLSKDFFFEFTHTDDPVEDLIIHYNTLVKYFAMTVELQKKTEELENTVFELAFASTNVLEQNEFLEQMAKKDGLTLLYNHSYFKDKLKSEFDKSKRYGNKFTVTLLDLDFFKKVNDTYGHPKGDEVLRAFAVIIGENIRETDIAARYGGEEFAIVFPETDTAHAVIAIERIKEGLKSIVFESETGCFKITFSAGVTEFDPKFSHSEEMIQNADKALYISKRDGRDRVTVL, from the coding sequence ATGCAGGTTAACCCTACAGTTTACCGCTGCACACAAAGTGAAGAAACAACAGAAACACTGAAACAGCTTTTTCCGGAAAGCGTCGAATGGGATTGCGCACAGTCTGAGGACGGTCCTAGGGTTATCATTTATGAGGTGCGCAAAACGGACACAGTTGAAAAGCTCGCTTCGATGATGGTGAATGAAAACTTCTTCCTTTTCATAGCAAACAGGGAGTTTGATCATCAGTTTCTGTCACTTTCCAAGGACTTTTTCTTTGAGTTCACTCACACGGATGACCCTGTGGAGGATCTCATAATCCATTACAATACCCTTGTGAAATACTTTGCCATGACCGTTGAGCTTCAGAAAAAAACCGAAGAACTCGAAAACACGGTGTTTGAACTGGCTTTCGCATCCACAAACGTTCTTGAGCAGAACGAATTTCTTGAGCAGATGGCGAAGAAAGACGGTCTCACACTTCTGTACAACCACTCCTATTTTAAAGACAAACTTAAAAGCGAATTTGATAAATCAAAACGATACGGCAATAAATTCACCGTAACCCTGCTTGATCTGGACTTCTTCAAAAAAGTCAACGACACTTACGGGCACCCCAAAGGGGATGAGGTTCTCAGAGCCTTTGCGGTTATCATCGGCGAAAATATACGTGAAACCGACATAGCAGCCAGATACGGCGGAGAGGAATTTGCAATAGTTTTTCCCGAAACAGATACGGCACACGCCGTAATCGCCATAGAAAGGATCAAGGAAGGGCTGAAAAGCATAGTTTTTGAAAGTGAGACAGGCTGCTTCAAAATAACCTTCAGCGCAGGCGTTACAGAGTTTGACCCGAAATTTTCCCATTCCGAAGAGATGATCCAGAATGCAGACAAGGCTCTCTACATAAGCAAACGTGACGGCAGGGACAGAGTGACCGTCTTATAA
- the lysS gene encoding lysine--tRNA ligase: MDQHRLEKLQKLAENKVQPYVNSFKVPFSIKEVSERFENTDGHELLEKKYTFTVAGRIMAVRQFGKITFLNLKDRTGNLQAYIKKGDITEEQYNVFELTDVGDFVSISGFLFKTKTGELTVYAEKFSLLTKALRDLPEKFHGLKDVEQRYRRRYVDLIVNDNVRDIFRKRSAIIQEVRNFFLSKDFMEVETPMMQPIAGGATAKPFVTHHNALDMPLFMRIAPELYLKRLVIGGFERVFEINRSFRNEGLSTRHNPEFTMIEWYMAYADYHDLMDMIETFVRNIAVKICGTAKIPFNGRIIDLESPWKRMTMEQAVVELGGKDITPEQLADYDSARKTAEGLGIFINDSWGRGRIVLEIFENTVEEKLFDPIFITDYPKEVSPLAKSKKDNPEITERYELFIGGFEISNGFNELNDPIDQKERFEKQVAEKEAGDEEAHAMDSDYIRALEYGLPPTAGAGLGIDRLVMLLTDSQSIREVILFPHMRPEDAG; encoded by the coding sequence ATGGATCAGCACCGTCTGGAAAAGCTTCAAAAACTGGCAGAAAATAAAGTTCAACCCTATGTAAACTCATTCAAGGTTCCATTCAGTATAAAAGAAGTGTCCGAAAGGTTTGAAAACACTGACGGACATGAACTTCTTGAAAAGAAATACACATTTACCGTTGCCGGACGCATCATGGCGGTCAGGCAGTTCGGCAAAATAACTTTCCTGAACCTTAAAGACAGAACGGGAAATCTTCAGGCTTACATCAAGAAAGGCGACATAACGGAGGAGCAGTACAATGTATTTGAGCTCACCGACGTCGGCGACTTTGTGAGCATCTCCGGCTTCCTCTTCAAAACAAAAACAGGCGAGCTTACCGTTTACGCAGAAAAATTCAGCCTCCTGACCAAGGCTCTCAGAGACCTTCCGGAGAAGTTTCACGGTCTTAAAGACGTTGAGCAGAGATACCGCAGAAGATATGTCGATCTCATAGTTAATGATAATGTCCGTGACATTTTCCGCAAAAGAAGCGCTATCATACAGGAAGTGAGAAACTTCTTCCTGTCCAAAGACTTCATGGAGGTCGAAACACCTATGATGCAGCCAATAGCGGGCGGCGCCACGGCAAAACCTTTTGTTACTCACCACAATGCGCTGGATATGCCCCTGTTCATGCGCATAGCGCCGGAGCTTTACCTGAAAAGGCTTGTCATCGGCGGCTTTGAGCGTGTTTTTGAGATAAACAGAAGCTTCCGCAACGAAGGACTGTCCACACGCCACAACCCCGAATTCACCATGATCGAGTGGTACATGGCATATGCCGACTACCATGACCTTATGGACATGATCGAAACCTTCGTGAGAAATATTGCCGTGAAAATATGCGGAACAGCGAAAATCCCCTTCAACGGGCGTATAATAGATCTTGAGTCTCCTTGGAAAAGGATGACGATGGAACAGGCTGTCGTTGAACTCGGCGGAAAAGACATTACTCCGGAGCAGCTTGCGGATTACGACTCGGCAAGAAAAACCGCAGAGGGCTTAGGCATTTTCATCAATGACAGTTGGGGCAGAGGAAGAATAGTTCTGGAAATTTTTGAAAATACAGTTGAGGAAAAACTTTTTGATCCGATATTTATTACAGATTATCCTAAAGAGGTTTCCCCTCTTGCCAAATCAAAAAAGGATAATCCGGAAATTACCGAGCGCTATGAGCTTTTCATCGGCGGATTCGAGATTTCCAACGGTTTTAATGAGCTTAACGACCCCATAGACCAAAAGGAAAGATTTGAAAAACAGGTTGCTGAAAAAGAAGCGGGCGATGAAGAAGCCCACGCTATGGACAGTGACTACATCCGTGCGCTTGAATACGGACTTCCGCCCACGGCAGGCGCAGGACTCGGTATAGACAGACTGGTGATGCTGCTCACAGACAGCCAGTCCATAAGAGAAGTCATTCTCTTCCCCCATATGAGACCGGAGGATGCAGGTTAA
- a CDS encoding rod shape-determining protein, which produces MLNGLYNIFSSDLAIDLGTANTLIYVKGKGVVCDEPSVVAINNHNKETLAVGDEAKCMLGRTPANIVAIRPMKDGVIASFEHTEKMLRYFIQKTLNKKKFIGPRIVICVPSGVTQVEKRAVKDSAIQAGAREVYLVEEPMAAAIGAGLPIEEPSGNMVVDIGGGTTEVAVISLSGIVYSNSVRVGGDEMDDAIVNYIKRKYNLLIGTSTAEKIKKEIGSAFPMEERKTIKIKGRDMVSGIPQTREISDAEAREAIEEAVTKIVDAVRIALEKTPPELSADIVDRGIVLTGGGALLKGLDKRLEAETKLPILVSDDPLRAVVMGAGKVLDNIELLKKVTID; this is translated from the coding sequence ATGTTAAACGGTCTCTACAATATTTTTTCTAGTGACCTTGCCATAGATCTCGGAACAGCCAACACACTGATTTACGTTAAAGGCAAGGGCGTGGTTTGCGATGAACCCTCAGTGGTAGCCATAAACAATCATAACAAAGAAACCCTCGCAGTGGGGGACGAAGCCAAGTGCATGCTGGGAAGAACTCCTGCAAACATAGTAGCCATTCGCCCCATGAAGGACGGTGTCATAGCCAGCTTTGAGCATACTGAAAAGATGCTCCGTTATTTTATCCAGAAAACCCTTAACAAGAAAAAATTTATCGGTCCCCGAATCGTTATATGCGTTCCCTCCGGTGTTACTCAGGTTGAGAAGCGCGCAGTGAAGGATTCCGCCATTCAGGCGGGCGCCCGCGAGGTTTATCTTGTTGAGGAGCCCATGGCGGCGGCAATAGGCGCCGGGCTCCCCATAGAAGAACCCTCAGGCAACATGGTTGTGGATATAGGCGGCGGAACGACTGAAGTCGCCGTTATCTCTCTTTCCGGCATTGTTTACTCAAACTCCGTCCGTGTCGGCGGGGATGAAATGGATGACGCCATAGTTAACTACATCAAAAGAAAGTACAACCTTCTCATAGGCACAAGCACCGCAGAGAAGATCAAAAAGGAAATAGGCTCCGCCTTCCCTATGGAAGAGCGTAAAACCATAAAAATCAAAGGACGTGACATGGTTTCCGGTATTCCTCAGACAAGAGAAATATCAGATGCCGAAGCGAGAGAGGCGATAGAGGAAGCGGTAACCAAAATAGTGGACGCCGTGAGAATCGCCCTTGAGAAAACGCCGCCCGAGCTTTCTGCCGACATAGTCGACAGAGGCATAGTTCTCACCGGCGGCGGAGCGCTCCTTAAAGGACTTGACAAGCGCCTTGAAGCAGAAACCAAGCTTCCCATACTCGTATCGGACGATCCGCTCAGGGCAGTGGTTATGGGAGCAGGCAAGGTGCTTGACAATATCGAGCTTCTCAAAAAAGTAACCATAGATTAG
- the mreC gene encoding rod shape-determining protein MreC — protein MTGWKKIAGITAFLFFLILLQVQNPEINGPFKGIFGNVVNPFIYYSSKTSAFFRDVWSGYINLVYVRQDNLELKDKNDRLKMENSLLREKVLEYERLKKLLNFKEAYSFQSVACNVVGRNVDGYLKYIIIDRGSEDGIEIKDPVISFEGLVGSVSEVYKNTARVDVILNIKNNASVMNKRTRAVGIIRGNGEGQLVVDYYDRLDKVQIKDELITSGLGGVYPKGIAVGVVDRIDEKDTGLFQDLFVRPVVDFYKLENVLVLKR, from the coding sequence ATGACCGGCTGGAAAAAAATAGCGGGAATAACAGCCTTTCTATTTTTCCTTATTCTGCTTCAGGTGCAGAACCCTGAAATTAACGGACCATTCAAAGGGATTTTCGGCAACGTCGTAAATCCCTTTATTTATTACTCTTCCAAGACATCAGCCTTTTTCAGGGATGTCTGGAGCGGGTATATAAATCTTGTTTACGTACGTCAGGATAACCTTGAGCTGAAGGATAAGAACGACAGGCTGAAGATGGAAAACTCCCTTCTTCGCGAAAAGGTTCTGGAATATGAAAGGCTGAAAAAGCTCCTTAATTTTAAAGAGGCTTACAGCTTTCAGTCTGTTGCGTGCAATGTCGTGGGCAGAAACGTTGACGGTTACCTGAAATATATAATCATCGACAGGGGCTCTGAAGACGGAATCGAGATTAAGGATCCGGTGATCAGCTTTGAGGGTCTGGTGGGTTCCGTCAGTGAAGTGTACAAAAACACTGCCCGTGTGGACGTTATCCTTAACATTAAGAACAACGCCAGCGTTATGAACAAACGCACAAGAGCGGTGGGCATAATAAGAGGCAACGGCGAAGGTCAGCTTGTGGTTGACTACTACGACAGGCTGGACAAGGTTCAGATAAAGGATGAGCTTATAACATCCGGTCTCGGCGGCGTTTATCCCAAGGGGATAGCTGTCGGCGTGGTGGACAGGATTGATGAAAAGGACACAGGGCTTTTTCAGGATCTGTTTGTCCGCCCCGTGGTGGATTTCTATAAGCTGGAAAATGTTCTGGTGCTGAAAAGGTAG